Proteins encoded by one window of Mycolicibacterium cosmeticum:
- a CDS encoding protoporphyrinogen/coproporphyrinogen oxidase: MPTFLVIGAGTTGIGAAVRLTELGIDHLVVDASDRIGGMSASVTDDQGFTWDLGGHVLHSHFAEFDQAVRASGVGINQVARNGWVWLTGDGPQSLVPTPIQQQLTELPTDLRPDAPVRDLADYYRNHFGSWLYERFFEPYNRKMWTAPLDQVDHTWTSLRSGSHTPNVPRLALAGSTAPAPAETFPYPRGGTGALWRAVQDTLMKPGSLRLNTAVVGVDGASRVATLDDGSAVRYDHCVSTAPITTALNWVGQGKRAAGLRASRVHAIGLGYRGDPPPALADKTWLYCPDERVPWYRATMLSNYDPGNAGPGRWNVLCEVPSFPGRADSAQASIEAVQTSLAALGADPESVVSRFAHTIPFGYPVPTLGRDDVLRAADATLRAAGIHSRGRFGGWRYESSNQDYGYLQGRQAVDNALTGAAEDVYWHPERFS, from the coding sequence GTGCCCACCTTTCTCGTCATAGGCGCCGGTACCACCGGGATCGGCGCCGCGGTACGGCTCACCGAGCTGGGCATCGACCATCTGGTGGTCGACGCAAGCGACCGCATCGGCGGGATGTCCGCCTCGGTCACCGATGACCAGGGCTTCACCTGGGATCTCGGCGGTCACGTATTGCACAGTCATTTCGCCGAATTCGATCAGGCGGTGCGGGCCAGCGGCGTCGGCATCAACCAGGTGGCCCGCAACGGGTGGGTGTGGCTCACCGGCGACGGACCGCAGAGCCTGGTGCCCACCCCGATCCAGCAGCAGCTCACCGAGCTACCCACCGACCTTCGCCCGGACGCGCCGGTGCGCGATCTCGCCGACTACTACCGCAATCACTTCGGAAGCTGGCTCTACGAGCGGTTTTTCGAGCCGTACAACCGCAAGATGTGGACGGCGCCGCTCGACCAGGTCGACCACACCTGGACGTCGTTGCGCAGTGGCAGCCACACCCCGAACGTGCCGCGGCTGGCGTTGGCGGGCAGTACCGCACCGGCACCCGCCGAGACGTTTCCCTATCCGCGGGGCGGCACGGGTGCGCTGTGGCGGGCCGTGCAGGACACCTTGATGAAGCCGGGATCGCTGCGGCTGAACACGGCGGTGGTCGGCGTGGACGGCGCCAGCCGGGTGGCGACCCTGGACGACGGTTCGGCGGTGCGCTACGACCACTGCGTGAGCACGGCGCCGATCACGACGGCGTTGAACTGGGTGGGTCAGGGCAAGCGCGCGGCCGGGCTAAGGGCCAGCCGGGTGCACGCGATCGGCCTGGGCTATCGCGGCGATCCGCCGCCCGCGCTGGCCGACAAGACGTGGCTGTACTGCCCCGACGAGCGGGTGCCGTGGTACCGCGCGACGATGCTGAGCAACTACGACCCTGGCAATGCCGGGCCGGGACGCTGGAACGTGTTGTGCGAGGTGCCGTCCTTCCCCGGTCGGGCGGACTCCGCTCAGGCTTCGATCGAGGCGGTGCAGACCTCGCTGGCCGCACTGGGAGCCGATCCCGAGTCGGTGGTCAGCCGGTTCGCGCACACCATCCCGTTCGGCTATCCGGTGCCCACGCTCGGCCGCGATGACGTGCTGCGGGCCGCCGATGCGACGCTGCGTGCCGCCGGCATCCACAGCCGCGGCCGATTCGGCGGCTGGCGTTACGAATCCTCGAATCAGGATTACGGGTACTTGCAGGGGCGCCAGGCCGTCGACAACGCGCTGACCGGCGCGGCCGAGGACGTGTACTGGCACCCCGAGCGGTTCTCCTGA
- a CDS encoding PIG-L deacetylase family protein — MTRRSVLAVGAHPDDIELGCGGALAKHVAAGDHVTMLVVTRGEVGPGDTAQRVAEQHRAAEVLGVDELLWGEGFADCRVSLQEFELVHLIEDAIEKVSANVVYTHMANDSHQDHRVVSRCTMGAARWVSTIMAYGGPSAVGFNPTVFMDISDSLDKKVQALMCHVSQAEASEKVSASWVRSTAEHYGFLCRRPFAEGFEPVRQVLDF; from the coding sequence ATGACGCGGCGATCGGTACTTGCAGTGGGGGCCCATCCCGACGACATCGAGCTCGGGTGCGGCGGGGCGCTGGCAAAACATGTGGCAGCGGGTGACCACGTCACGATGCTGGTCGTGACGCGCGGCGAGGTCGGACCCGGCGACACCGCGCAACGGGTGGCCGAGCAGCATCGCGCCGCCGAGGTACTGGGCGTCGACGAGTTGTTGTGGGGCGAGGGGTTCGCCGACTGCCGGGTGTCGCTGCAGGAATTCGAACTCGTGCACCTCATCGAGGACGCGATCGAAAAGGTGTCGGCCAACGTCGTGTACACGCACATGGCCAACGACAGTCACCAGGATCACCGGGTGGTGTCCCGGTGCACCATGGGTGCGGCGCGGTGGGTTTCGACGATCATGGCTTACGGCGGCCCGTCTGCGGTGGGCTTCAACCCGACCGTCTTCATGGACATCTCGGATTCACTGGACAAGAAGGTGCAGGCGCTGATGTGCCATGTATCGCAGGCCGAGGCCAGCGAGAAGGTCAGCGCGTCCTGGGTGCGCAGCACCGCCGAGCACTATGGCTTCCTGTGCCGTCGGCCGTTCGCGGAGGGTTTCGAGCCGGTCCGCCAAGTCCTCGATTTCTGA
- the proB gene encoding glutamate 5-kinase, producing MSDARGANHDAGDARGANHDRSAYRDAIRTARSVVVKIGTTALTTPSGVFDASRLANLADAIEGRMKAGSDVVIVSSGAIAAGIEPLGLTKRPKDLATKQAAASVGQVALVNSWSAAFGRYHRTVGQVLLTAHDISMRVQHTNAQRTLDRLRALHAVAIVNENDTVATNEIRFGDNDRLSALVAHLVGADALILLSDIDGLYDSDPRKGNARFIPEVAAQGDLDGVVAGAGSSLGTGGMASKLSSALLAADAGVPVLLAAASDAAAALDDASVGTVFAPRPERMSARRFWVRYAAESAGALALDAGAVRAVVKQRRSLLPAGITAVTGKFHGGDVVELRGPDAQTVGRGVVAYDAAELTTMIGRSTHDLPAELRRPAVHADDLVAT from the coding sequence ATGAGCGACGCTCGCGGCGCGAATCATGACGCGGGCGACGCTCGCGGCGCGAATCATGACCGGAGCGCGTACCGCGATGCGATCCGCACCGCACGCAGCGTCGTCGTCAAGATCGGCACCACCGCGCTCACCACGCCGTCCGGGGTGTTCGACGCTTCCCGGCTGGCCAATCTCGCCGATGCCATCGAGGGCCGGATGAAGGCGGGCTCGGATGTGGTGATCGTGTCGTCGGGTGCCATCGCCGCCGGTATCGAACCGCTCGGTCTGACCAAGCGGCCGAAAGACCTGGCCACCAAGCAGGCCGCCGCCAGCGTCGGTCAGGTCGCCCTGGTCAATTCCTGGAGTGCCGCCTTCGGCCGCTACCACCGCACCGTCGGTCAGGTGCTGCTCACCGCGCACGACATCTCGATGCGGGTGCAGCACACCAACGCCCAGCGCACGCTGGACCGGCTGCGTGCCCTGCATGCGGTGGCGATCGTCAACGAGAACGACACGGTGGCCACCAACGAGATCCGGTTCGGCGACAATGACCGGCTCTCGGCGCTGGTGGCGCATCTGGTCGGGGCGGACGCGCTGATCCTGCTCTCCGATATCGACGGCCTCTACGATTCCGACCCACGCAAGGGGAATGCCCGCTTCATCCCGGAGGTCGCCGCACAAGGGGACCTCGACGGCGTGGTGGCCGGTGCCGGCAGCAGCCTGGGCACCGGGGGAATGGCGTCCAAGCTGTCTTCGGCGCTGCTGGCCGCCGATGCCGGGGTGCCGGTGCTGTTGGCCGCCGCGTCCGACGCAGCCGCCGCTCTCGACGACGCCTCGGTCGGTACGGTGTTCGCGCCGCGCCCGGAGCGGATGTCGGCCCGCAGGTTCTGGGTGCGGTATGCAGCCGAGTCGGCGGGTGCGCTGGCCCTCGACGCCGGCGCGGTGCGCGCGGTGGTCAAGCAGCGGCGGTCATTGCTGCCTGCCGGTATCACGGCGGTAACCGGCAAATTTCACGGCGGCGATGTGGTCGAGCTGCGTGGGCCGGATGCGCAAACCGTCGGCCGTGGAGTGGTGGCCTACGACGCGGCGGAATTGACCACGATGATCGGTCGATCCACCCATGATCTGCCCGCCGAACTGCGTCGGCCCGCGGTGCACGCCGATGACCTGGTGGCCACCTGA
- the obgE gene encoding GTPase ObgE, with protein sequence MPRFVDRVVIHAQAGNGGNGCASVHREKFKPLGGPDGGNGGRGGSIVLVVDPQVHTLLDFHFHPHVSAPSGKQGAGSNRDGAAGDDLEVRVPDGTVVLDEQGRLLADLVGAGTRFEAAAGGRGGLGNAALASRARKAPGFALLGEKGQTRDLTLELKTVADVGLVGFPSAGKSSLVSVISAAKPKIADYPFTTLAPNLGVVSAGDHSYTVADVPGLIPGASQGRGLGLDFLRHIERCAVLVHVVDCATMEPGRDPISDIDALEAELAAYRPTLQGDTTLGDLAERPRAVVLNKIDVPDAKELADFVREEVAQKYGWPVYEISTVSREGLRQLTFALWELVAAYRAAQPEVAPRRPIIRPIPVDETGFTVSPDGQGGFVVRGTRPERWIAQTNFDNDEAVGYLGDRLARLGVEDELLKQGATPGCAVTIGDVTFDWEPQTPAGVDTHLSGRGTDIRLEQTERVGADERKAARKARRESGE encoded by the coding sequence ATGCCCCGGTTCGTCGACCGTGTGGTCATCCATGCGCAGGCCGGTAACGGCGGCAACGGCTGCGCTTCGGTGCACCGCGAGAAGTTCAAACCCCTCGGTGGGCCCGACGGTGGAAACGGGGGCCGGGGCGGCAGCATCGTCCTGGTCGTCGACCCCCAGGTCCACACGCTGCTGGACTTCCATTTCCATCCGCACGTCAGCGCGCCCTCGGGTAAGCAGGGCGCCGGCAGCAACCGCGACGGCGCGGCCGGAGACGATCTCGAGGTGCGGGTGCCCGACGGCACCGTCGTGCTCGACGAGCAGGGCCGGCTGCTGGCCGACTTGGTCGGCGCCGGAACGCGTTTCGAAGCGGCCGCCGGTGGCCGCGGCGGACTCGGCAACGCCGCGTTGGCATCCCGGGCCCGGAAGGCGCCCGGCTTCGCCCTGCTGGGGGAGAAGGGCCAGACCCGCGACCTGACGCTGGAACTCAAGACGGTGGCCGATGTCGGCCTGGTCGGGTTCCCGTCGGCCGGCAAATCCTCACTGGTGTCCGTGATTTCGGCGGCCAAGCCCAAGATCGCCGACTATCCGTTCACGACGCTGGCGCCCAATCTGGGCGTGGTGTCGGCCGGGGACCATTCCTACACCGTGGCCGATGTGCCCGGTTTGATTCCGGGCGCATCACAGGGCCGCGGCCTCGGCCTGGACTTCCTGCGCCACATCGAACGGTGCGCGGTATTGGTGCACGTGGTCGATTGCGCCACCATGGAGCCGGGTCGCGATCCCATCTCCGATATCGACGCGCTGGAAGCCGAACTGGCGGCGTATCGGCCGACGTTGCAAGGTGATACCACCCTCGGCGATCTCGCCGAGCGTCCCCGGGCCGTGGTGCTGAACAAGATCGACGTACCCGACGCCAAGGAGCTGGCCGACTTCGTCCGCGAGGAAGTGGCCCAGAAGTACGGCTGGCCGGTCTACGAGATCTCGACGGTGAGCCGGGAGGGCTTGCGCCAGTTGACGTTTGCATTGTGGGAACTGGTTGCCGCGTACCGGGCGGCGCAGCCGGAGGTGGCGCCGCGGCGCCCGATCATCCGGCCCATCCCCGTCGACGAGACCGGATTCACCGTGTCGCCGGACGGTCAGGGCGGGTTCGTCGTGCGGGGCACCCGGCCGGAGCGCTGGATCGCCCAGACCAACTTCGACAACGACGAGGCCGTCGGCTATCTGGGCGACCGGCTGGCCCGCCTCGGCGTGGAGGACGAGTTGCTCAAGCAGGGCGCGACGCCGGGGTGCGCGGTCACCATCGGTGATGTGACCTTCGACTGGGAGCCGCAGACCCCGGCCGGCGTCGACACGCACCTGTCGGGGCGGGGTACCGACATCCGCCTCGAACAGACCGAGCGGGTGGGTGCCGACGAGCGTAAGGCGGCACGGAAGGCGCGCCGGGAGAGCGGCGAATGA
- the rpmA gene encoding 50S ribosomal protein L27: MAHKKGASSSRNGRDSAAQRLGVKRFGGQVVKAGEILVRQRGTHFHPGVNVGRGGDDTLFATAPGVVEFGAKRGRRTVNIVRPSVQEA; the protein is encoded by the coding sequence ATGGCACATAAGAAGGGCGCTTCCAGCTCGCGCAACGGTCGCGACTCCGCCGCCCAGCGACTCGGCGTCAAGCGGTTCGGTGGCCAGGTGGTCAAGGCCGGCGAGATCTTGGTGCGGCAGCGCGGCACCCACTTCCACCCCGGCGTGAACGTCGGCCGTGGCGGCGACGACACCCTGTTCGCCACCGCTCCCGGTGTTGTGGAGTTCGGCGCCAAGCGTGGCCGCCGCACCGTCAACATCGTGCGACCGTCGGTCCAGGAAGCCTAG
- the rplU gene encoding 50S ribosomal protein L21, producing the protein MAADNATYAIVKTGGKQYKVAVGDVVKVEKIESEPGSSVSLPVALVVNGAKVTTSADELAKVAVTGEVLEHTKGPKIRIHKFKNKTGYHKRQGHRQQLTVLKVTGIK; encoded by the coding sequence ATGGCAGCCGATAACGCCACGTACGCAATCGTCAAGACCGGCGGCAAGCAGTACAAGGTCGCCGTCGGTGACGTGGTCAAGGTCGAGAAGATCGAGTCCGAGCCGGGTTCGTCCGTCTCGCTGCCCGTCGCCCTCGTCGTCAACGGCGCGAAGGTCACCACCTCGGCCGACGAGTTGGCCAAGGTCGCGGTCACCGGTGAGGTGCTCGAGCACACCAAGGGTCCCAAGATCCGCATCCATAAGTTCAAGAACAAGACCGGCTACCACAAGCGGCAGGGCCACCGTCAGCAGCTGACGGTCCTCAAGGTCACCGGAATCAAGTAG
- a CDS encoding translation initiation factor IF-2 N-terminal domain-containing protein has translation MAEDAHTQDLSQPAQQEELPAKLRVHSLARVLGTTSKRIVDVLAELDGRARSPHSTVDKAEAERVRDLLTAAEAAESEPPVPTGSVEPAEVAEAVDVVTAEAVEASAAADSQPDEPPVPTGSVEPAEVAEAVEVVTAEPESRLLLETPHAFELEVASELSPRAEVEPAPYLPLFVAPQPVEFQPRVAAADESDDTDEGDDVDDADAEADGEEGQADRPAARRRRRGRRGRGRGRGEQNADDAGEDADAEGGADTGEQAEGDDTDDAEDTDDENGDEAGSAEGGSRRRRRRRRRKTGNGDNGDSDEGSPDDPPNTVVHERAPRERSGKSGKDPDEIQGISGSTRLEAKRQRRRDGRDAGRRRPPILSEAEFLARREAVERTMIVRDKIRTEPPHEGARYTQIAVLEDGVVVEHFVTSAASASLVGNIYLGIVQNVLPSMEAAFVDIGRGRNGVLYAGEVNWEAAGLGGNNRKIEQALKPGDYVVVQVSKDPVGHKGARLTTQISLAGRYLVYVPGASSTGISRKLPDTERQRLKEILREVVPAGAGVIIRTASEGVKEEDIRADVERLQKRWTEIEAKATETTAKKAGAAIALYEEPDVLVKVIRDLFNEDFSGLIVSGDEAWNTINGYVNSVAPELVSRMTKYEPNTPDGPDVFAVHRIDEQLAKALDRKVWLPSGGTLVIDRTEAMTVVDVNTGKFTGAGGNLEQTVTKNNLEAAEEIVRQLRLRDIGGIVVIDFIDMVLESNRDLVLRRLTEALARDRTRHQVSEVTSLGLVQLTRKRLGTGLVEAFSTTCTHCAGRGIVLHVDPVDTAQAVARKAESGGGAGGGGGRRGKRGKKGAKPEEVQVAKVPAHAAGEHPMFKAMAAANGKHEDDEDVEALQVEAGEDETQTVTEADDDLTAADGTEDANGIDDDDVEDEFDESDESDEDEADVIDVIDDDDDEDEDDDEFDEDSDDEDSDDEDSDDEDSDDEFDDEDSDDSDYDDEDDSDDDTEDSDDSEDDDSDDGTPADQGIVAHQPAAEAATPAGRRPRRRAAARPAGPPGGAV, from the coding sequence GTGGCCGAAGATGCCCATACCCAAGACCTTTCCCAACCAGCGCAGCAAGAGGAACTGCCGGCGAAGCTGAGAGTCCACTCGCTGGCCCGCGTGCTGGGCACCACCAGCAAGCGCATCGTCGATGTGCTCGCCGAGCTGGACGGTCGGGCGCGCAGCCCCCACTCCACGGTCGACAAGGCCGAGGCCGAGCGCGTCCGTGACCTGCTGACCGCCGCCGAGGCTGCCGAATCCGAGCCACCGGTTCCCACCGGGTCGGTCGAGCCGGCCGAGGTGGCCGAAGCGGTCGACGTGGTGACCGCCGAGGCGGTCGAGGCCAGCGCAGCCGCAGATTCCCAGCCCGACGAGCCGCCGGTTCCCACCGGGTCGGTCGAGCCGGCCGAGGTGGCCGAGGCCGTCGAAGTGGTGACCGCCGAGCCCGAATCCCGCCTGTTGTTGGAAACCCCGCACGCGTTCGAACTCGAGGTCGCCAGCGAGCTCAGCCCGCGCGCCGAGGTCGAGCCGGCGCCCTACCTGCCGCTGTTCGTCGCACCGCAGCCGGTCGAGTTCCAGCCGCGGGTGGCCGCCGCCGACGAGAGCGACGACACCGATGAGGGCGACGACGTCGACGATGCCGACGCCGAGGCCGACGGCGAGGAAGGGCAGGCCGATCGACCGGCGGCCCGCCGGCGCCGGCGCGGACGCCGTGGCCGTGGCCGTGGCCGCGGTGAGCAGAACGCCGATGACGCCGGTGAGGACGCCGATGCCGAGGGCGGTGCGGACACCGGCGAGCAGGCCGAGGGTGACGACACCGACGACGCCGAGGACACCGACGACGAGAACGGTGACGAGGCGGGCAGCGCCGAGGGTGGCAGCCGCCGGCGGCGCCGTCGGCGCCGGCGCAAGACCGGCAACGGCGACAACGGCGATTCCGACGAGGGTTCGCCGGACGATCCGCCGAACACCGTGGTGCACGAGCGGGCGCCGCGGGAACGGTCCGGCAAGTCCGGCAAGGACCCCGACGAGATCCAGGGCATCAGCGGATCGACGCGGCTGGAGGCCAAACGGCAGCGCCGCCGGGATGGCCGTGACGCCGGTCGCCGCCGTCCGCCCATCCTGAGCGAGGCCGAGTTCCTGGCCCGTCGGGAGGCGGTCGAGCGCACGATGATCGTGCGGGACAAGATCCGTACCGAGCCGCCGCACGAGGGTGCCCGCTACACCCAGATCGCGGTGCTCGAAGACGGGGTCGTGGTCGAGCATTTCGTGACCTCGGCGGCGTCGGCATCGCTCGTCGGCAACATCTACCTGGGCATCGTGCAGAACGTGCTGCCGTCGATGGAGGCCGCGTTCGTCGACATCGGGCGGGGCCGCAACGGTGTGCTCTACGCCGGTGAGGTCAACTGGGAGGCCGCCGGCCTCGGGGGGAACAACCGAAAGATCGAGCAGGCGCTCAAACCCGGCGACTACGTCGTCGTGCAGGTCAGCAAGGACCCGGTCGGGCACAAGGGCGCCCGGCTCACCACGCAGATCTCGCTGGCCGGGCGGTACCTGGTGTACGTGCCGGGCGCGTCGTCGACCGGGATCAGCCGCAAGCTGCCCGACACCGAGCGGCAGCGGCTCAAGGAGATCCTGCGGGAGGTGGTGCCCGCCGGTGCCGGCGTGATCATCCGCACGGCATCCGAGGGCGTCAAGGAAGAGGACATCCGCGCCGACGTCGAGCGGCTGCAGAAGCGCTGGACCGAGATCGAGGCCAAGGCCACCGAGACCACCGCGAAGAAGGCCGGCGCCGCGATCGCGCTCTACGAAGAGCCCGACGTGCTGGTCAAGGTGATCCGCGACCTGTTCAACGAGGACTTCTCCGGTTTGATCGTGTCCGGCGACGAAGCCTGGAACACCATCAACGGGTACGTGAACTCGGTCGCCCCCGAACTCGTGTCGCGGATGACCAAGTACGAGCCCAACACGCCCGACGGGCCGGACGTTTTCGCGGTGCACCGCATCGACGAGCAGCTGGCCAAGGCGCTGGACCGCAAGGTGTGGCTGCCGTCGGGCGGCACCTTGGTGATCGACCGCACCGAAGCGATGACGGTCGTGGACGTCAACACCGGGAAGTTCACCGGGGCCGGCGGCAACCTGGAGCAGACGGTCACCAAGAACAACCTCGAGGCGGCCGAGGAGATCGTGCGCCAGCTGCGGCTGCGCGATATCGGCGGCATCGTGGTCATCGACTTCATCGACATGGTGCTGGAGTCCAACCGGGATCTGGTGCTGCGGCGGCTCACCGAGGCGCTGGCCCGTGACCGCACCCGGCATCAGGTGTCGGAGGTGACCTCGCTGGGCCTGGTCCAGCTGACGCGCAAGCGCTTGGGCACGGGGCTCGTCGAGGCCTTCTCGACCACGTGCACGCACTGCGCGGGCCGGGGCATCGTCTTGCATGTCGATCCGGTGGACACCGCGCAGGCGGTCGCCCGTAAGGCCGAATCCGGCGGAGGCGCCGGCGGCGGTGGCGGACGGCGCGGCAAGCGCGGCAAGAAGGGCGCCAAGCCCGAAGAGGTGCAGGTGGCGAAGGTGCCCGCGCACGCCGCCGGTGAGCACCCGATGTTCAAGGCGATGGCCGCGGCCAACGGCAAGCACGAGGATGACGAGGACGTCGAGGCCCTTCAGGTCGAGGCCGGCGAGGACGAGACCCAGACCGTCACCGAGGCCGACGACGACCTGACGGCGGCCGATGGCACCGAGGACGCCAACGGCATCGACGACGACGACGTCGAAGACGAGTTCGACGAATCCGACGAATCCGACGAGGACGAAGCCGACGTCATCGACGTCATCGATGATGACGACGACGAGGACGAAGACGACGACGAGTTCGACGAGGACTCCGATGACGAAGACTCGGATGACGAGGACTCGGACGACGAGGACTCCGACGACGAGTTCGATGACGAGGATTCCGACGACTCGGATTACGACGACGAGGACGACTCGGACGACGACACCGAGGACTCGGACGACTCCGAGGATGACGACTCGGACGACGGCACCCCGGCTGACCAGGGCATCGTCGCGCACCAGCCGGCGGCCGAGGCGGCCACCCCGGCCGGCAGGCGACCCCGTCGCCGCGCCGCGGCCCGGCCGGCAGGCCCCCCGGGCGGCGCGGTTTGA
- the ndk gene encoding nucleoside-diphosphate kinase: MTERTLVLIKPDGVQRHLIGEIVSRIERKGLTFAALELKVVSDELARQHYAEHDGKPFFGSLLEFITSGPVVAAVVEGPRAIAAFRQIAGGTDPVEKATPGTIRGDLALVTQDNLVHGSDSPESAAREIALWFPGLAGA; the protein is encoded by the coding sequence GTGACTGAGCGCACCCTTGTTCTGATCAAGCCCGACGGCGTCCAGCGGCACCTGATCGGTGAGATTGTCAGCCGGATCGAGCGCAAGGGCCTGACGTTCGCGGCTCTGGAACTGAAGGTCGTCAGCGACGAGCTGGCTCGCCAGCATTACGCCGAGCACGACGGTAAGCCGTTCTTCGGCTCGTTGCTGGAGTTCATCACCTCCGGGCCCGTGGTGGCGGCCGTGGTCGAGGGACCGCGGGCGATCGCCGCGTTCCGCCAGATCGCCGGCGGCACCGATCCGGTGGAGAAGGCCACGCCAGGCACCATCCGTGGCGACCTGGCCCTGGTCACCCAGGACAACCTGGTCCACGGCTCGGATTCGCCGGAGTCGGCGGCCCGGGAAATCGCCCTCTGGTTCCCGGGCTTGGCAGGCGCTTAG
- a CDS encoding DUF4233 domain-containing protein translates to MSAPDPWKSFRGVMAGTLILEAIVVLLALPVVSFGTGGLTWVSGGFLIGMTVLLVLLSGIQGRPGAIWINFGVQLVLVGGAFIHWGIGFIGVVFALVWALLIFLRGEVKRRQERGLLPGQRPRDEGAAD, encoded by the coding sequence ATGAGCGCCCCCGATCCGTGGAAGAGCTTCCGCGGCGTGATGGCCGGCACGCTGATCCTGGAGGCGATCGTCGTGCTGCTGGCGCTGCCGGTGGTGTCGTTCGGTACCGGCGGCCTGACGTGGGTGTCCGGCGGGTTCCTGATCGGCATGACGGTGCTGTTGGTGCTGCTGTCGGGGATCCAGGGCCGGCCGGGCGCCATCTGGATCAATTTCGGCGTGCAGCTGGTGCTCGTCGGCGGGGCGTTCATCCACTGGGGCATCGGCTTCATCGGGGTGGTGTTCGCGTTGGTCTGGGCGTTGTTGATCTTCTTGCGTGGTGAGGTCAAGCGCCGCCAGGAACGCGGCCTTTTGCCTGGTCAACGCCCCCGCGACGAGGGTGCCGCGGACTGA
- the folC gene encoding bifunctional tetrahydrofolate synthase/dihydrofolate synthase, whose product MSNPEPTPDEIAALLQVEHLLDQRWPETKIEPSTARVEALLELLGSPQRSYPSIHIAGTNGKTSVARMVDALLTALHRRTGRTTSPHLQSAVERISIDGKPISPAQYVATYREIEPFVELVDAQSEAAGGPKMSKFEVLTVMAFAAFADAPVDVAVVETGLGGRWDATNVVNAPVAVITPIGMDHTEFLGDTIAQIAGEKAGIITKQADDLVPTDTVAVIGRQPAEAMEVLLAQAVTADAAVAREDSEFAVLGRQIAIGGQVLSLQGLGGTYDDIFLPLHGEHQAHNAVLALAAVEAFFGAGAQRQLDIDAVRAGFAAAASPGRLERVRNAPTVFLDAAHNPAGATALTAALAEEFDFRYLVGVVSVMGDKDVDGILTALEPAFDQIVVTHNGSPRAMSVEELALRAEERFGPERVITAATLPDAIETAIAAVEESSGGEGLSGSGIVITGSVVTAGAARTLFGRDPA is encoded by the coding sequence ATGAGCAATCCGGAGCCCACCCCGGACGAGATTGCGGCGCTGCTGCAGGTCGAGCACCTGCTCGACCAGCGGTGGCCGGAAACCAAGATCGAGCCGAGCACCGCGCGTGTCGAGGCGCTGCTGGAACTGCTCGGTTCGCCGCAGCGCAGCTATCCGTCGATCCACATCGCCGGCACCAACGGCAAGACGTCGGTCGCGCGGATGGTCGATGCCCTGCTGACCGCGCTGCACCGGCGCACCGGGCGGACCACCAGCCCGCACCTGCAGTCGGCCGTCGAACGCATCTCGATCGACGGAAAGCCCATCAGCCCAGCGCAATACGTCGCCACCTACCGTGAGATCGAACCGTTCGTCGAGCTCGTCGACGCGCAATCCGAAGCGGCCGGCGGGCCGAAAATGAGCAAGTTCGAGGTGCTCACCGTGATGGCATTCGCGGCCTTCGCCGATGCGCCCGTCGACGTCGCGGTGGTCGAAACCGGCCTCGGCGGCCGGTGGGATGCCACCAACGTGGTCAACGCGCCGGTCGCGGTCATCACCCCGATCGGCATGGACCACACCGAGTTCCTGGGCGACACCATCGCCCAGATCGCGGGAGAGAAGGCCGGCATCATCACCAAGCAGGCCGATGACCTGGTGCCCACCGACACGGTCGCGGTGATCGGCCGCCAGCCGGCAGAGGCGATGGAAGTGCTGCTGGCCCAAGCCGTGACGGCCGACGCCGCGGTGGCCCGGGAGGATTCGGAGTTCGCGGTGCTCGGCCGCCAGATCGCCATCGGCGGCCAGGTGCTGTCCCTGCAGGGGCTGGGCGGGACGTACGACGACATCTTCCTGCCGTTGCACGGTGAGCATCAGGCGCACAACGCCGTTCTCGCGCTGGCCGCCGTCGAGGCGTTCTTCGGAGCGGGCGCGCAACGCCAACTCGACATCGACGCCGTCCGCGCGGGATTCGCCGCCGCGGCCAGTCCCGGCCGGCTGGAGCGGGTGCGCAACGCGCCCACGGTCTTCCTGGACGCCGCGCACAATCCGGCCGGTGCCACCGCGCTGACCGCCGCGCTGGCCGAGGAGTTCGACTTCCGCTATCTCGTCGGCGTGGTGTCGGTGATGGGGGACAAGGACGTCGACGGCATCCTGACCGCACTGGAACCCGCGTTCGACCAGATCGTCGTCACGCACAACGGTTCGCCGCGCGCCATGAGCGTCGAGGAGCTCGCGCTGCGCGCGGAGGAACGGTTCGGCCCGGAGCGCGTCATCACGGCCGCGACCCTGCCCGACGCGATCGAGACGGCCATCGCGGCGGTGGAGGAGTCCAGCGGCGGCGAAGGGCTGTCCGGCAGCGGCATCGTCATCACCGGTTCGGTGGTGACGGCGGGCGCCGCGCGGACCTTGTTCGGGCGGGATCCCGCATGA